In a single window of the Papaver somniferum cultivar HN1 chromosome 8, ASM357369v1, whole genome shotgun sequence genome:
- the LOC113302816 gene encoding nucleolar protein 56-like isoform X1 produces MAVYLLHEAASGYSLFQAHGIDEIGQKTEAVRNSVTDLNRFGKVVKIAAFSPFGSALDALNQCNAVSEGLMTDELRNFLELNLPKVKEGKKPKFSLGVAEPKIGSHIFEETKIPCQSNEFILELLRGVRFHFDRFISDLKLTDLDKAQLGLAHSYSRAKVKFNVNRVDNMVIQAIFLLDTLDKDVNTFSMRIREWYSWHFPELVKIVNDNYLYAKVAKYIENKSELSEDKIPGLIEILGDEDKAKEIVEAAKASMGQDLSVIDLINVKQFAQRVMDLAQYRKNLHEYLVNKMNDIAPNLASLIGEMVGARLISHAGSLTNLAKCPSSTLQILGAEKALFRALKTRGNTPKYGLIFHSSFIGRASAKNKGRMARYLANKCSIASRIDCFSETNTTAFGDKLREQVEERLDFYDKGIAPRKNVDMMKAAIESNKEDVASAKKSSKTKKSKGDVEPMEEDKSAAKATNGDASEEDMGTEKKKKKKEKRKSQENGENGIESEQNGTAKKKKSKSKDVEHVGTVSEVKKKKKSKSKTDA; encoded by the exons ATGGCGGTGTATCTACTCCATGAAGCTGCATCTGGTTACTCATTGTTTCAAGCTCATGGGATAGATGAGATTGGGCAAAAAACTGAAGCTGTTAGGAATTCGGTAACTGATCTTAATAGGTTCGGTAAAGTTGTAAAGATTGCTGCTTTCTCACCATTTGGTTCTGCTTTAGATGCTCTTAACCAGTGTAATGCTGTCTCTGAAG GGCTTATGACTGATGAGTTAAGAAACTTCTTGGAGTTAAATTTACCCAAagtcaaagaaggaaagaaacctAAGTTTAGTCTTGGAGTTGCTGAGCCAAAGATTGGGTCACATATCTTCGAAGAAACTAAGATTCCCTGCCAAAGCAATGAATTTATTCTTGAACTTCTCCGTGGTGTCCGCTTTCATTTTGATAGGTTCATTAGTGACCTTAAG CTCACCGATTTGGACAAAGCTCAGCTTGGGTTGGCTCACAGTTACAGCAGAGCTAAGGTGAAGTTCAATGTCAACAGAGTGGATAACATGGTTATTCAAGCTATCTTCCTCCTTGATACTCTTGATAAAGATGTCAACACCTTCTCCATGAGAATCAG AGAGTGGTACTCGTGGCACTTCCCTGAACTAGTTAAGATTGTTAATGATAACTATCTTTATGCCAAAGTAGCAAAATATATTGAGAACAAGTCTGAGCTTTCTGAGGACAAGATCCCAGGATTAATTGAGATACTTGGAGACGAAGACAAGGCAAAGGAGATTGTGGAAGCAGCGAAAGCATCCATGG GGCAGGATTTGTCCGTTATTGACTTAATTAATGTCAAGCAATTTGCCCAGAGAGTGATGGACCTCGCACAATACAGGAAGAATCTACACGAGTATCTAGTGAATAAAATGAATGACATTGCACCAAACTTGGCTTCTCTTATTGGTGAAATGGTTGGAGCTCGTTTAATTTCTCATGCTGGGAGTCTTACAAATTTGGCCAAGTGTCCTTCCTCCACTCTTCAGATTTTAGGTGCAGAGAAAGCACTCTTCAG AGCGTTAAAAACTCGGGGGAACACTCCAAAATATGGTCTCATCTTCCACTCATCTTTCATTGGACGAGCATCTGCAAAGAACAAAGGTCGTATGGCTCGCTATCTTGCCAACAAGTGTTCTATTGCTTCTCGCATTGACTGCTTTTCGG AGACAAACACCACTGCATTCGGGGACAAGCTCCGTGAGCAAGTCGAAGAGAGACTGGATTTCTATGACAAGGGTATTGCACCTCGCAAGAATGTTGACATGATGAAGGCTGCCATTGAAAGTAATAAAG AAGATGTAGCTTCCGCAAAGAAGAGCAGCAAGACAAAGAAGTCAAAAGGTGATGTAGAGCCTATGGAAGAGGACAAATCAGCTGCTAAAGCAACTAATGGAGATGCTTCAGAGGAAGACATGGGgactgagaagaagaaaaagaaaaaagagaagcgCAAGTCTCAGGAGAATGGTGAGAATGGAATCGAGTCGGAGCAGAACGGAACAGCCAAGAAGAAAAAGAGCAAAAGCAAGGATGTTGAACATGTCGGAACTGTCAGcgaagtgaagaagaaaaagaaatctaaaagcaAAACTGATGCTTAA
- the LOC113302816 gene encoding nucleolar protein 56-like isoform X2: protein MAVYLLHEAASGYSLFQAHGIDEIGQKTEAVRNSVTDLNRFGKVVKIAAFSPFGSALDALNQCNAVSEGLMTDELRNFLELNLPKVKEGKKPKFSLGVAEPKIGSHIFEETKIPCQSNEFILELLRGVRFHFDRFISDLKLTDLDKAQLGLAHSYSRAKVKFNVNRVDNMVIQAIFLLDTLDKDVNTFSMRIREWYSWHFPELVKIVNDNYLYAKVAKYIENKSELSEDKIPGLIEILGDEDKAKEIVEAAKASMGQDLSVIDLINVKQFAQRVMDLAQYRKNLHEYLVNKMNDIAPNLASLIGEMVGARLISHAGSLTNLAKCPSSTLQILGAEKALFRALKTRGNTPKYGLIFHSSFIGRASAKNKGRMARYLANKCSIASRIDCFSETNTTAFGDKLREQVEERLDFYDKGIAPRKNVDMMKAAIESNKDVASAKKSSKTKKSKGDVEPMEEDKSAAKATNGDASEEDMGTEKKKKKKEKRKSQENGENGIESEQNGTAKKKKSKSKDVEHVGTVSEVKKKKKSKSKTDA, encoded by the exons ATGGCGGTGTATCTACTCCATGAAGCTGCATCTGGTTACTCATTGTTTCAAGCTCATGGGATAGATGAGATTGGGCAAAAAACTGAAGCTGTTAGGAATTCGGTAACTGATCTTAATAGGTTCGGTAAAGTTGTAAAGATTGCTGCTTTCTCACCATTTGGTTCTGCTTTAGATGCTCTTAACCAGTGTAATGCTGTCTCTGAAG GGCTTATGACTGATGAGTTAAGAAACTTCTTGGAGTTAAATTTACCCAAagtcaaagaaggaaagaaacctAAGTTTAGTCTTGGAGTTGCTGAGCCAAAGATTGGGTCACATATCTTCGAAGAAACTAAGATTCCCTGCCAAAGCAATGAATTTATTCTTGAACTTCTCCGTGGTGTCCGCTTTCATTTTGATAGGTTCATTAGTGACCTTAAG CTCACCGATTTGGACAAAGCTCAGCTTGGGTTGGCTCACAGTTACAGCAGAGCTAAGGTGAAGTTCAATGTCAACAGAGTGGATAACATGGTTATTCAAGCTATCTTCCTCCTTGATACTCTTGATAAAGATGTCAACACCTTCTCCATGAGAATCAG AGAGTGGTACTCGTGGCACTTCCCTGAACTAGTTAAGATTGTTAATGATAACTATCTTTATGCCAAAGTAGCAAAATATATTGAGAACAAGTCTGAGCTTTCTGAGGACAAGATCCCAGGATTAATTGAGATACTTGGAGACGAAGACAAGGCAAAGGAGATTGTGGAAGCAGCGAAAGCATCCATGG GGCAGGATTTGTCCGTTATTGACTTAATTAATGTCAAGCAATTTGCCCAGAGAGTGATGGACCTCGCACAATACAGGAAGAATCTACACGAGTATCTAGTGAATAAAATGAATGACATTGCACCAAACTTGGCTTCTCTTATTGGTGAAATGGTTGGAGCTCGTTTAATTTCTCATGCTGGGAGTCTTACAAATTTGGCCAAGTGTCCTTCCTCCACTCTTCAGATTTTAGGTGCAGAGAAAGCACTCTTCAG AGCGTTAAAAACTCGGGGGAACACTCCAAAATATGGTCTCATCTTCCACTCATCTTTCATTGGACGAGCATCTGCAAAGAACAAAGGTCGTATGGCTCGCTATCTTGCCAACAAGTGTTCTATTGCTTCTCGCATTGACTGCTTTTCGG AGACAAACACCACTGCATTCGGGGACAAGCTCCGTGAGCAAGTCGAAGAGAGACTGGATTTCTATGACAAGGGTATTGCACCTCGCAAGAATGTTGACATGATGAAGGCTGCCATTGAAAGTAATAAAG ATGTAGCTTCCGCAAAGAAGAGCAGCAAGACAAAGAAGTCAAAAGGTGATGTAGAGCCTATGGAAGAGGACAAATCAGCTGCTAAAGCAACTAATGGAGATGCTTCAGAGGAAGACATGGGgactgagaagaagaaaaagaaaaaagagaagcgCAAGTCTCAGGAGAATGGTGAGAATGGAATCGAGTCGGAGCAGAACGGAACAGCCAAGAAGAAAAAGAGCAAAAGCAAGGATGTTGAACATGTCGGAACTGTCAGcgaagtgaagaagaaaaagaaatctaaaagcaAAACTGATGCTTAA